One window from the genome of Campylobacter sp. MIT 12-8780 encodes:
- a CDS encoding glycosyltransferase family 2 protein produces MLNIMVPIAGKSYFFDDEKDGFPKPFIEICGKTMLEHFIKNYENIENKCFIFILKEEDVKRYHLDDAINVLTNNQSKIVILKKETSGMVCSALMTIDQIDLNEPLLIVNMDQIFEYDLSEFISKLSLNDAGVLSFESVHPRWAYVKCNEANFVLEAFEKRPVSKNAIAGFYYFNKAKYFINSAFSMIKKDVNYDGKYFIAPVLNELILENKKVINISIDKNRYFTFYSHTKINEYERIKNA; encoded by the coding sequence GTGTTAAATATAATGGTTCCTATTGCAGGTAAAAGTTATTTTTTTGACGATGAAAAAGATGGCTTTCCAAAGCCCTTTATTGAAATTTGTGGAAAAACTATGCTAGAACATTTTATCAAAAATTATGAAAATATTGAAAATAAATGTTTTATTTTTATATTAAAAGAAGAAGATGTAAAGCGCTATCACTTAGATGATGCAATCAATGTTTTAACCAATAATCAAAGTAAAATTGTTATTCTTAAAAAAGAAACTAGTGGTATGGTTTGTTCTGCTTTAATGACCATTGATCAGATTGATTTAAATGAACCTCTACTCATCGTCAATATGGATCAGATTTTTGAGTATGATTTGAGTGAATTTATTTCTAAATTATCTTTAAATGATGCGGGTGTGTTAAGTTTTGAAAGCGTTCATCCAAGATGGGCTTATGTAAAATGTAATGAGGCAAATTTTGTTTTGGAAGCTTTTGAGAAAAGACCTGTGAGTAAGAATGCAATAGCAGGATTTTATTATTTTAATAAAGCCAAATATTTTATAAACTCGGCTTTTAGTATGATTAAAAAAGATGTTAATTATGATGGAAAATATTTTATTGCTCCAGTATTAAACGAATTGATTTTGGAAAATAAAAAGGTTATAAATATTTCAATTGATAAAAATCGTTATTTTACTTTTTATTCCCATACAAAAATCAATGAATATGAAAGGATTAAAAACGCTTAA
- a CDS encoding HAD family hydrolase → MTKIKAVIFDMDGVLIEAKDWHYEALNKALKLFGMEITRFEHLTTFDGLPTKDKLKMLSLDRNLPESLHDFINELKQQYTMEMVYSLCKPRFHHQYALSKLKNEGYKMAVCSNSIRNSIDLMMKKSALENYLDFYISNEDVKKGKPDPEMYVKAIKRLNLKPKECMIIEDNENGIKAARASGANVMVVGEVDEVNYENIKNYILKFEKELKC, encoded by the coding sequence ATGACTAAAATAAAAGCTGTCATTTTTGATATGGATGGAGTATTAATTGAAGCTAAGGATTGGCATTATGAGGCTTTAAATAAAGCTTTAAAACTTTTTGGTATGGAAATCACTAGATTTGAACACCTAACGACTTTTGATGGTTTGCCAACTAAGGATAAGCTAAAAATGCTTTCGCTAGATAGAAATTTGCCTGAATCCTTGCATGATTTTATAAATGAATTAAAACAACAATACACTATGGAAATGGTTTATAGCTTATGCAAACCTAGATTTCATCACCAATATGCTTTATCAAAGTTGAAAAATGAGGGCTATAAAATGGCAGTTTGTTCTAATTCTATACGCAATAGTATTGATTTGATGATGAAAAAATCGGCTCTTGAAAATTATTTAGATTTTTATATCTCCAATGAAGACGTTAAAAAAGGAAAACCTGATCCTGAAATGTATGTTAAAGCTATAAAAAGATTAAATTTAAAACCTAAAGAGTGCATGATAATAGAAGATAATGAAAACGGCATAAAAGCAGCTAGGGCAAGTGGAGCTAATGTTATGGTTGTTGGTGAAGTTGATGAGGTAAATTATGAAAATATCAAAAACTATATTTTAAAATTTGAAAAGGAATTAAAGTGTTAA